In the Oncorhynchus masou masou isolate Uvic2021 unplaced genomic scaffold, UVic_Omas_1.1 unplaced_scaffold_6491, whole genome shotgun sequence genome, gtgtatatagtcaagttatcgttactcactGTGAATTTTGaaacacaatttgatttgagacaCTAGCATGGCCTCAATGTGGCAAGGCTGCTGGTATGAATGCATCCCATCATCACCATCCCAGCTTATCCCCCACCACCAGCCAGGCCCAGCCCACCACCAGCCATGCCCAGCCCACCACCAGCCAGGCCCAGCCCACCACCAGCCAGGCCCAGCCCACCACCAGCCATGCCCAGCCCACCACCAGCCAGGCTCAGCCCACCACCAGCCAGGCCCAGCCCAGCCCACCAGCCAGGCCCAGCCCACCACCAGCCAGGCCCAGCCCACCACCAGCCATGCCCAGCCCAGCACCAGCCATGCCCAGCACCAGCCAGGCCCAGCCCAGCACCAAGCCAGGCCCAGCCCACCACCAGCCAGGCCCAGCCCACCACCAGCCATGCCCAGCCCACCACCAGCCAGGCCCAGCCCACCACCAGCCAGGCCCAGCCCACCACCAGCCATGCCCAGCCCAGCACCAGCCATGCCCAGCACCAGCCAGGCCCAGCCCAGCACCAGCCAGGCCCAGCCCACCACCAGCCAGGCCCAGCCCACCACCAGCCAGGCCCAGCCCACCACCAGTGTTAAGGGAg is a window encoding:
- the LOC135536672 gene encoding uncharacterized protein LOC135536672 — its product is MASMWQGCWYECIPSSPSQLIPHHQPGPAHHQPCPAHHQPGPAHHQPGPAHHQPCPAHHQPGSAHHQPGPAQPTSQAQPTTSQAQPTTSHAQPSTSHAQHQPGPAQHQARPSPPPARPSPPPAMPSPPPARPSPPPARPSPPPAMPSPAPAMPSTSQAQPSTSQAQPTTSQAQPTTSQAQPTTSHSMNLLSLSSKPSLHSSPLSSKPSLHLLSSKPSLHLLSPLLQAQPVPPLTSPPSPACTSSHLSSKPSLHLLSSKPSLHLLSSKPSLHLLSPSPPSPA